The Paenibacillus amylolyticus genome contains the following window.
TATGTTGTTGTTTCATATGATCTTATCTTCACATGTTATTACTGTCAATACATCGTTAAATTTATCATCACTGATCTGTTCCATGTTCTTTGGATAACGAGACAATTAAAATTTAAAAGGGTACAGGTTTGAATTAGTATGAGTTAATTCCAACGTAACCTCCTGGCAAATTGACAAGCTCAGCTTGACCTTTTAAACTATATAAATCAACACCAATCCACAAGAATACACAATTATAAATGTAAAATACATATGTATACGAAATACAGGAGGTTCGACGACGCATGTCTCTGACGTATGAAGAGCGCAAAAACACCATTCTTACCCGTCTGGCTACCCAAGGAAAGGTTCAGGTGCAGGCATTGGCAAATCTATTTCAGGTTTCGACAGAAACCATACGGCGTGATCTGGATCGACTGGAAAAGGAAGGCGAATTGCGTAAAGTCTACGGCGGTGCGGTGCGTGTACGTTCAGGAATGATCGAAGCCCCTTTTCAAAAGCGTGCGCAACTTCAAATGAATGAGAAACAGCGCATCGGCGCAGCAGCCGCCTCACTAATTGAAGATGGCGAAACCGTGATGCTGGACAATGGCACAACCACACTGGAGATTATGCGTCAGTTAAGAAATCGGTCACAGGTGACTGTCATCACCAACTCCGTTCCAATTCTCACCTGTGCGCTGGAGGACTTTGCAGGTAAAATCATTTTTGCCGGAGGTGAAATCAATACAGCAGTACAAGCTTCTACCGGACCTGTCGCACATGAATTGCTGAGTCAATTCAAAGCTAACAAAGCATTCATCTCGGCCGGCGGCATTTCGTTAATGGATGGCGCAACGGACTACTTGCTGGAAGAAGCATTGATTTCCCGCAGAATGATGGAGCGAGCAGAGGAGTCCATATTGGTTGCCGATCACACCAAATTTGGTCGATCCACGTTTGCACAGATTTCCCCATCGATCATCTATCGATGGTTATTACCGACTCGGGTTGTTCGACAGAATGGGTAGAGGCTCTGCATCAACTGGAGATTGAAACGGTTCACAAGATTTGACAGTGTGAACCTTTTTTTATACCTTAAAGGTATAATGATCGTTCTATCATATTTTAAGGGAGGACATTCCTGATTATGAGCAGCAAAAAAGAAATGCTTTTGAACGTGGCTGAAGAACTGTTCTATCTTCACGGCTTCCATTCCATTGGCTTGAAACGAATTATATCGGATGCCGGGATCGCCATCATGACGTTATATAATCACTTTGAGTCCAAGGATGATCTTATTGTCCAGGTGCTCCTGCGACGCGAACAGCGTTATTTGGAACAGCTCCGGCAATATGCTGACAATAAAGCACAGCCCATGTTCCTCAATTTGGCTGAAGGACATGCAAAATGGCTGAAGGAGCACGAATCAAGGGGGTGCTTATTTTTACGCGCCAAGGAAGAATATGGAGGTCATGCAGATCATATCATCGTCCAGACGGTCCATGCGCATAAAAGACATATGCGAACTTTAATCCATACATTGGCACCTGCTGCAAGTGAACGTGATCTATTGAGATTCTCCATATTGCTGGAGGGTTCCACCGCACTCGCCGAGACAGAAAATGTAAATGACGTCTGCCGTGAACTGATCCATATGACACTAACCAGTTTCAAGTAAGGCCATTCCGGGTGAGTTAGTAGTTCAACTCACTTTTTTATTTCATGAGAAATATAATGATCGTTCTATCTAAAAAGGCGGTGGATTCAATTGAAAAAAATCATATTCCCGGGCATTGCACTCATCGCTGTATGTTATGCATTCGGGCGATTCAGTTATGGATTGTTTATGCCGGAAATTTCGGAAGCCTTACAATTAACTGATGCAGCCTCAGGCGCGATTAACTCAGGCACATATATTGCCTACTGTCTGTCCCTATTAACTGCACCCCTGTTGATTAATCGCAAGGGACATCATTATGTCATTCAACTGGCCGGAATCAGCGCCGTACTAGGTCTAACCGGCATTGCCCTATCTCAGAATGCATGGATGCTAACTTTCAGCATTTTTCTCGCGGGTCTGAGCACAGGCTGGGCTTCCCCGGCCCTTGGCAATGCAGTGAATGCCGAACTGGCTCCCAATCTGCAAGCAAGAGGCAACAGCTGGATCAATACAGGGACCAGCTTCGGGATTGTTGTATCTGGCCCACTCTACTTGCTGTTTACGGATTACTGGCGTCTAACCTACATCCTGTTTGCTGCAATTGGTGTTGTTGTTGTTTTGTGGAACAGACGTGTCATTCCAGCAACCAAGACACTGCCTTGTACCAAATCTCTCTGGACATGTATGAAACCAACCAGACCCGGGTCTGCTCTGCTCATGGCATGTCTGTTGACAGGTTTTAGCTCTGCAATCTATTGGACCTTTGCCCGCAATTTCCTTACAGACGAGAAAGGGGCCTCCGATTCGGAAGCCGTGTTGTTCTGGATTGTGATGGGGGTTATGGGGATCCTCGGCGGATGCGCTGGCCGTATTATTGAACGGATCCAGATTGGATGGTCCTACCGAATTGGCATCATGTTATTGGCTATTTCACTCGGGGTTATCCTTTTGCCATCCATAACTGCCAGCATAATTTCTGCCATCATGTTTGGGAGCACCTACATTTTCCTGACCAGTGTATTTATCGTTTGGGCAACGAGATTATTCAGTCCGAATGTATCCATTGGCATCAGCCTCGCTTTTCTCGCATTAGGTGCAGGGCAATTTCTCGGCTCCTCCATGGCAGGGTACACGATTGAAGTGTTCTCCAATACAACGGCATTTCTAGCCTTTGCAGTACTGGGCCTGCTCGGGTTGTTCATTCGGGTAAAATAAATGCAAGACCAACCTTCGGTTGTGTTATTCTACGCGGCGGACACTCCCGGTTACCCCATGTTGCAGCTGCACATCTGTAAAAGTAACCGTCGTCCCTTGCCCGATTGGGGATTGGGCTACAATGCCAACTTTGATCTCTTCCGGGCAGTCCAGACCGAAATATCGAACCAGCTTCCACTTCTCTCCATCCTGAGAATAATGGAATGCAAAGCTATTGCCTGCCCGGGCTACACGTAAATAAGGCTTGTTAACCTCTACAGGTGCGGATACACAATCATCCGAGTTACCACGGGTCACGACACTAAGAATGGAAGGTTGCTCTTCGAAATACTCGAAGCAGACTTTAGCCCAATTTGTATCGTCCACCCTCACCATCAGGCAGCCGGAATCATACTGTTCTTTCATATCCACCTGTACTTGAGTGACGAGACTGAAATCTCCCTTGATGACCGTATGTAAAAATGGAGCTGAAGCTTTCACCGGCTCACCTGCCGGATCAATAAAAAAGTCGCTGATCGGCGAAACGGTTATCGTTACTTTGCCGTCTTCAATGGACCAATCTGCTGGCTCGTTCAGCCATCCGAGGTTGGCAGATAATATTTGACCTGAACAATGTTCAAATAAATTCGTCATGTGGCACATCCTTTATGTTGGAGTGGAAGTTCTCTAGTTTCTCTATTTGTATTCGGTATGTACCATGGTTAATCCTGTATGTTTTTCATCAGGTTCCCATCTCCGATATTGTACACCGAAGTCTACAGCTGAATGAACCGCTCGTCCCAGAGTTGCACCTCAATATACCGTTCCGGACCCTTATCACCCTGCCGGTTCCATTCCTGCGGCCAACCATAGGTACGAATTACTTCTATGATTTCATCTTTGGTATAGATCTGTTTACGGTATGGTTTATCGTCCGAATAACGCATTGTTGGAAACAAGTCCCCGTAGGTAAAACTCACAACTTCGGCTGGAAGATCTCCCCACGGAATGATCACATGATTGGGTTCTGAATACCAGGATGACAACCATTCACATGCTCCGAGTGTTAGATAATGGGGATATAATTGTACCGGCTTACCACCCTTGGCAACAAATTGCTCATATGCTCTTTGCTCAAGTGCTCTGCGAATGGTCATGTAATCAGCGGGTCGCCGACTGGCAAAGTTTCTTCCCTGAAGACGGATCTTCTGGCTAACTGTTTCTGCTTCAACCGCAGACAGGCTGGAGAGATTTCTGAAAGGACCAAGACTTTGTTCAAAATAATGATATGCATTCCAGTCGTTCAACCCTTCTCCTCCTTTGAACAAGATAGATTTGGACTATAAATCAGTTGATCGAATCGTTAATCTCAATTATTAATAAGGTAATTTTATCCAAAATATGATAAACTGGACATACGAGATTACTTCATTCAATTGAATCGCAACAGGAGGTCATCCTATGTTTGGTGTTAACGTGAAAAAAATAGAAGATCAACTGGTCATTCGCTGGCAGTTTTCCAAAATTGAAATTCCCATCGCTCATATCACATCGGTCACCCTGGATGATACGTACGGTGGCAGCGAACCATCCGCCATTCGGATCGGTCCAGTCAATGGTACAAGCGAGAGGATTCTGATACGCACGGTTCAGCAATCGTACATTTTATTCACTTCCAGCGTGACTTTATATCCCCATATCCAAGCTATGTTACCCCCGTCAAACTAGATTGTTGTTCGATCCGATTCGCATGTTTCTTGGAAGAAGGATTCCATTTACATATGCGCGCCACCATCAAATGAAGCGTTAGTATTCGCATGAATTCTTACAGCGAATACTAACGCTTCTCTCATTCCAATTCAACACTCTAGTTAACC
Protein-coding sequences here:
- a CDS encoding DeoR/GlpR family DNA-binding transcription regulator; translated protein: MSLTYEERKNTILTRLATQGKVQVQALANLFQVSTETIRRDLDRLEKEGELRKVYGGAVRVRSGMIEAPFQKRAQLQMNEKQRIGAAAASLIEDGETVMLDNGTTTLEIMRQLRNRSQVTVITNSVPILTCALEDFAGKIIFAGGEINTAVQASTGPVAHELLSQFKANKAFISAGGISLMDGATDYLLEEALISRRMMERAEESILVADHTKFGRSTFAQISPSIIYRWLLPTRVVRQNG
- a CDS encoding TetR/AcrR family transcriptional regulator is translated as MSSKKEMLLNVAEELFYLHGFHSIGLKRIISDAGIAIMTLYNHFESKDDLIVQVLLRREQRYLEQLRQYADNKAQPMFLNLAEGHAKWLKEHESRGCLFLRAKEEYGGHADHIIVQTVHAHKRHMRTLIHTLAPAASERDLLRFSILLEGSTALAETENVNDVCRELIHMTLTSFK
- a CDS encoding MFS transporter, which encodes MKKIIFPGIALIAVCYAFGRFSYGLFMPEISEALQLTDAASGAINSGTYIAYCLSLLTAPLLINRKGHHYVIQLAGISAVLGLTGIALSQNAWMLTFSIFLAGLSTGWASPALGNAVNAELAPNLQARGNSWINTGTSFGIVVSGPLYLLFTDYWRLTYILFAAIGVVVVLWNRRVIPATKTLPCTKSLWTCMKPTRPGSALLMACLLTGFSSAIYWTFARNFLTDEKGASDSEAVLFWIVMGVMGILGGCAGRIIERIQIGWSYRIGIMLLAISLGVILLPSITASIISAIMFGSTYIFLTSVFIVWATRLFSPNVSIGISLAFLALGAGQFLGSSMAGYTIEVFSNTTAFLAFAVLGLLGLFIRVK
- a CDS encoding DUF1349 domain-containing protein gives rise to the protein MTNLFEHCSGQILSANLGWLNEPADWSIEDGKVTITVSPISDFFIDPAGEPVKASAPFLHTVIKGDFSLVTQVQVDMKEQYDSGCLMVRVDDTNWAKVCFEYFEEQPSILSVVTRGNSDDCVSAPVEVNKPYLRVARAGNSFAFHYSQDGEKWKLVRYFGLDCPEEIKVGIVAQSPIGQGTTVTFTDVQLQHGVTGSVRRVE